The DNA sequence TGTATTACCTTTCCTTTCAACTACTGCTTATGAAAAATAAACAAAGAGGGTATCCCATCTGAGACGCCCTCTTAACACCATTTTTATTTCATATCTAGTAAATCTGTAAACTCTTCTGGTTCTCCTGGAGCTTCTACAGTAATCTCACCATTTAATCCATAATGAGCACGGATTTTATCTTCAATTTCAGCAGTAATGTCTTGATTCTCTTTTAAGAATTGTTTTGAGTTTTCTCTGCCTTGTCCAAGTCGCTCTTCGTTAAATGAATACCAAGCTCCACTTTTTTGAACAATATCTAGCTCAGAGCCTATATCTAATATAGAACCCTCTCTTGAAATTCCTTCTCCATACATAATATCCACTTCAGCTACTTTAAATGGAGGAGCTACTTTGTTTTTAACAACTTTAATTTTAGTTTTATTCCCTACCATGTCGTTTCCTTGCTTAAGTGTTTCAGCGCGACGAACCTCTAAACGAACAGAAGAATAGAATTTTAAAGCACGACCACCTGGTGTTGTTTCAGGGTTTCCAAACATGACCCCTACTTTTTCACGAATTTGGTTAATGAAAATAGCAATCGTTTTAGATTTACTAATCGCACCAGATAATTTTCTAAGGGCTTGAGACATAAGACGTGCTTGTAAACCAACGTGACTATCTCCCATTTCTCCTTCAATCTCTGCTTTAGGAACAAGTGCTGCCACACTATCAACCACAATAATATCTACTGCTCCACTTCGAACTAGTGCTTCTGCAATCTCAAGCGCTTGCTCACCTGTATCAGGTTGAGATAATAAAAGCTCATCGATATTAACTCCTAATTTTTGTGCATAAACAGGATCAAGAGCATGCTCAGCATCAATGAATGCGGCTTGGCCTCCCTGACGTTGTACCTCTGCAATAGCATGTAATGTTACTGTTGTTTTACCTGATGATTCTGGACCATATACTTCAACAATTCGACCACGTGGATATCCACCTACTCCAAGTGCAATATCTAGTGCAAGTGCTCCACTTGACGTCGTTGATACTCGTTGTTCAGCTTGTTCCCCTAACTTCATAATAGAACCTTTACCAAACTGCTTTTCAATTTGACGTAACGCCATATCCAATGCGGCTTTGCGATCGCTCATCTATCCATCTCTCCTCTATTAAACTTGCATTTTCTGCAAATAATAACTATTAATAAGTACTGTTTATATCATACATCGTTTTATCCCATTTGCCAATAGTTTTTACGAACATTTATTCGCATTTCTTTAATAAAAAACATCTTCACCGTTTTTTATTAAAGAAATTACAAGGTGCGAAGCCACTGCCTGCTCTTATGGTGACTATACGTGCTTTTCTTATAGGAACCGCGCAGTGAGCGAAGCCCTTGTAAAAAACATCTTCACCGTTTTTTATTAAAGAAATTACAAGGTGCGAAGCCACTGCCTGCTCTTATGGTGACTATACGTGCTTTTCTTATAGGAACCGCGCAGTGAGCGAAGCCCTTGTAAAAAACATCTTCACCGTTTTTTATTAAAGAAATTTCAAGGCGCGAAGCCACTGCCTGCTCTTATGGTGACTATACGTGCTTTTCTTATAGGAACCGCGCAGTGAGCGGAGCCCTTGTAAAAAACATCTTCACCGTTTTTTATTAAAGAAATTTCAAGGCGCGAAGCCACTGCCTGCTCTTATGGTGACTATACGTGCTTTTCTTATAGGAACCGCGCAGTGAGCGGAGCCCTTGTAAAAAACATCTTCACCGTTTTTTATTAAAGAAATTTCAAGGTGCGAAGCCACTGCCTGCTCTTATGGTGACTATACGTGCTTTTCTTATAGGAACCGCACAATGAGGGGCATAAAAATGGAGGTGGGACAAAAGGTTAAAAACCCTTTTGTCCCACCCTCATTTTTTATTTAGTAAACGGTTTTCTTTCGCGTTTTGGTCTTGGTTTGGCTGGCTCTAGATTTACACGAGCGCCATTGATTCTTGAATGTCGAAGTGCTTCATAGACAAAAGGTGCTACTTCTTCTGGAACTTCAACGAACGTAAATTTATCAAAAATATCAATACGTCCAATCGCTTTTCCAGGAATACCAACGAGATCAGCAATTTCTTCAATAAGGATTTTCGGGCTCATATTCACATTTTTTCCAACGTTAATGAAGAAACGAACCATACCTTTAGCTCCACCTGTTTCGCCAAAGTCGTATCCATCATCATCGCTACCAGTTTCTGTAGCAAAGGTCATCTTCATTAAAGCAGTAATGATTTTTTCTGGTGGATACTTTTCCAACAATTCTGTTGTCATCCCACTGAATAATGCATTATCCTGATCTTCTTCGACTAATGTTTCGATTTGTTTTTTCCAAGAGCTTTGTTGTTTTTCAACAACTTCTTCAAATGTTGGTACATTAGAAGAAGGGATACTCATCTTAATCTCCGCTTCAATTGAGCGAAGGTGTTTCATCTCTCTTGGTGTTACTAGGGTTAACGCAAGCCCTTTTCTTCCTGCTCTTCCTGTACGACCAATACGATGAACATAGCTCTCAGGGTCTTGAGGAATGTCGTAATTAATAACATGTGTGACGTTTTCAACGTCAATTCCTCTTGCGGCCACATCCGTTGCAATCAAAAACTCAATCGTCGAATCACGGAATTTCTTCATTACACTGTCTCGTTGCATTTGTGTTAAATCTCCATGTAACCCATCCGCAATATACCCTCTTGCCTGAAGGGCTTCCGTTAATTCAGCCACACCTTTTTTGGTACGACAAAATAAAATACCTAGATCAATTTCTTCGCTATCTATAATACGGCAAAGAGATTCTAACTTATTTCGTTCTAGTACCTTATAATAGACTTGGTCAATCGATGGTGCCGTTACTTCTCCACGATTAATGGAAACAATTTCAGGGTTTTGCATGTATTTATAAGAAAGCTTTTTAATTGGTGGTGGCATTGTTGCCGAAAACAATAAAGTTTGTCTTTCACCTTTTACTTGTTTTAAAATCTCTTCGATATCCTCAATAAATCCCATATCTAGCATTTCATCAGCTTCATCAAGGACAGCCGTGTGAATGCGGTCTAATTTCAATGTCTTTCTACGAAGGTGGTCCATAATTCGACCTGGGGTTCCGATAACGACATGAACCCCTTGCTTTAACGCCTTAATTTGATGTCCAATCGATTGTCCACCGTAAATAGGAAGGGTACGAATTCTTTTATATTTAGAAAGCTTTTGTAACTCACCTGAAACTTGAATGGCCAATTCCCTAGTTGGTGTTAGAATAATGGCTTGGACAAATTGGTCTTCTTCTTTTATTTTCTCAATGACTGGAATTCCAAAGGCCGCTGTTTTTCCAGTTCCTGTTTGAGCCTGGCCAATCACATCTCCGCCTTTTACAATAAGCGGAATCGCTTTTTCTTGGATCGGAGAAGGTTCTTCAAACCCCATCTCTTTTATTGCTTTCATTACTTCACTTGAAAGTTCAAACGAATCAAAATAACTCATTCTTATTTATTCCACCTTTTTCAATTCTTTCACCAAATAATAACATCCATTTTTAATCGTACGTTCACGAATTTGTTGTCGACTACCGGTGATGTGTAATTCATGGACTACTTCTTTTGTATTTGTTGCAATCGCAATAAATACGGTACCCACTGGTTTATCTTCTTGTGGATCTGGGCCTGCTACACCTGTAAAACTAATCCCTATATTAGAGTCGCATAACTGCTTAATCTGTCTTGCCATCTCTATTGCAGTTTCTTTACTTACTGCACCAAATTGTTGCAACGTCTCTGAAGAAACCCCCAGTAACGTTTCTTTTACCTTAGTAGCATAACATACTATTGCTCCTTTAAAGAACGAAGATGCTCCAGGTAGGTTTGTCAATTGCTCACTGAACATACCGCCAGTCAAGCTTTCAGCAGTACTAATCGTCATGTTCTGTTTGAGTAATGTATCGATCACTTCTTCTAAAAGAGAAGTGTCATCGTAGCCATAGAGAAATTCGCCTACACGCTCAACTATCTTTTTTTCCACCTCATCTAACATCTGTTTTCTGACATCGGGCTCAATATGCTTTACCGTCAATCGCAACGTCACTTCGCCTTCACCTGCAAGCGGGGCAATCGTTGGATTCGATTGTGCTTCAATGATATCCATCAATTCCGTTTCAAGCCTCGACTCACCAATCCCGAAGAATCGCAACACTCTTGATTCTAGCGGAACTAAATCAGGTAAATTCGATGTTAAATATGGCTTACCAGCGTTTTCAAACATTGGCTGTAGCTCTTTAGGTGGTCCTGGGAAGAGTAAATAGTAAATACCATCCTTAACAACGGCCATGCCTGGAGCTAAACCGCATTCATTAGCTAACACAGTTGATCCTTTTATGACCAATGCCTGTTTTTTGTTGTTTTCAGTCATTGTTTTATTCCGAGATGTAAAAAACTCCTCAATTGCTTGCAAAGAAGCTGGGTCATATACTAATGGTTGCTCCACTATTTGGGCAACCGTTTCTTTCGTAACATCATCTTTCGTTGGTCCAAGTCCGCCTGTGAAGATTAATAAATCAGAACGACCTTTAGCGACTTCTATTGCATCTTTAAGTCTCACATCGTTGTCACCAACAACAGTATGGTAATAAATATCTATCCCTATATTTGCGAGTTGTTTGGAGATATATGTAGCATTAGTATTGGTAATTTGGCCAAGTAGAAGCTCTGACCCCACTGCTATGATTTCTGCCTTCATGGTTCACCTCATGCTTGGATTATTCTAGTTAAGATGCATTACTATTAAAGAAAACATGCTTGTTTTTCAAAAAGTAATCTACTCCTGATACAATCGTTAAAATGGTTGCAACCCACATCATAAGAGAAGCAAACGGAATAGACCAAATCTCAAATGGCACGTTATGTAATATCAAAGCTGATATTGCAATGATTTGAAAGATGGTTTTTAGTTTCCCCAGTGGACTCGCAGCAATTACCGTACCATCGGCAGCGGCAACAAGACGGACACCCGTTACTGCAAATTCCCTGCTTATAATTACGATCGCCATCCACGCTGCCACCATTTGTAATTCTACTAATGAAATAAGCGCAGCTGAAATCAATAACTTATCTGCTAAAGGATCTAAAAATTTCCCTAAATTCGTCACCAATTGATAGCGACGAGCAAAATACCCATCTAACCAATCTGTGGCCGCAGCAATAATAAAGATAAACGCAGCTATTAGATGACTAGTAGGAATTTGGACATCTACTAATTGAAAGTGACCAAAATCAAAAGGCACAAGTAAAAAAATCATAAAAATTGGGATTAACAAGATTCTTGCTATTGTAATTTGATTGGGTACGTTCACTTAAATCCTCCCTAATGCTTCCTGGCAAGCAAAATTACCTCATATTCACAAACTGAACTGGAAAATCAAGGTCTAAGCTTTTTACCAATTGTATAATGTCTTGAAGGTCGTTAATGCTTTTTCCTGTAACTCGAATTTGGTCGTTTTGTATTTGAGCCTTTACTTTTAGCTTCGAATCTTTAATGGCTACAGTAATTTTTTTTGCTCTATCCGCACTAATTCCAGATACAAGAGTTGCTACTTGTCGGACAGTACCTCCAGAAGCCTTTTCAATTTTACCAAAGTTTAATACCTTTTGCGACAAATCACGTTTGATAAATTTACTCTTTAATATATCAATAACACTTTCTAATTTATAATCATCATCTGAGATTATTGTGATTTTATCTTTATCGGTTCTTTCAATTGAACTTTTTGAACCTTTAAAATCATAACGAGTTGATATTTCCTTAACGGCTTGTGCAATTGCATTATCCACTTCTTGAAAATTAACTTCGGATACAATATCAAACGAATTTTCTTTTGCCATTGTGTAAAACTCCTTTCCTTTCCATTCATAAAGCCAACATATTCATATTGTACCATATCTTTATTAAAACAATAAAACTTGAAGTTGGGATGGGTTGGTAAAAATATTTACCTTATCCTTACGCAAATAAGGACACCTCGTTTTGATATTTAGAGATGCCCCCTCAACTACATGAATTTTTAGAGCAAAAGAAGGATATCAAAAAGGAATAAACTCCTACTGATATCCATTCTTTTTAGTCCTCAGCTTGGATAAATGTGATAGTCACGATTTGATGGACATTTTCATTCGGATCAAGCGGCAATTCAAAGCTTTCTCCATTAATTTCAAATTCTACAAACCGAGAATCTCCAAAGTTAAATTCGATTTGCTCTTCAGCAGTAAAGTCATATGACAATTCATCTCCATCTGCAACTTCTTGAGCGTGAAAAGAATTTCCTTTGGCATTTTTAATTCCTACATAACTTCTTCCAGAGAATGTTAAATTAACTTCAAATGCTTCTGCTCCTTGAAGCTCAAAATAAGAGCGTTTGCCACTTATCTGTTGTTCAACTAATTCCTGTGTTGTTTCTTCTTCTACGGGTTCTTCAACAACTTCTTCTTCCTCAGGCTCTACTGGCACTTCAGCTGGTTCTTCTGCTGGACGCTCAGAAAATCCTCCCTCTAAGGCTGGCTCTTCTTGAGTATCAATATTTTCACCTACATCTGGTGTATCATTTTGATTTTGTCCAAGAAGCCAAACTCCAACTACAATAACTCCAATAAAGACAGCCGTCATTAAAGCAGGCATGATTTTTGCCAACTTTGAACGATGAGTTGGGATCGGTTTGGTTCTTGTTTTAACGGTACGTTCTGACCTCATTGGAAGGTCTTTTCCTTCTTTATGAGGATTCGGTAGTTCATGTTGAAACTGTTCTAGAACTTCCTCCGGATTTAGTCCAACTGCTTCAGCATAACTTTTTACAAAAGCACGCGCGTAAAACTTTCCAGGAAGAGCATCAAATCTGCCTTCTTCAATCGCTATTAAATAGCGCTTTTGAATTTTAGTGGAAGTTATTACATCCTCTAGGGATAAGCCCTTTTCTACTCTCGCTTCTTGTAAACGTTGACCTAATTCTGACAATGAAAACACCTACCAACTTTAGCTAATATCGAATGAAGAAAAACCTGATTCAATGTTATCATAAGTAATTTCTTCATGTTCCTCATTACGTAATTCAATAATACAATCAAAGTCCTCAATATTATATTCTGTCTCTCTTATAAAAATATCCGGATGTTCTATAACCTTTATTACTGGATGAGTCATCATTGTTTGGATAAGTGCTCGATGTTTTTCGGTTGCCCGCATCGTGGAGACAATACCATCGATAATATATACGTGGTTTTCCCCTAATTCCTCATCAGCCAATTGGCTTCTAATCGTTTGCCTTAATAAAGTGGATGAAAGAAAGGACCATCGTTTATTTGCGCAGACACTTGCTGCAACAACAGATTCCGTCTTCCCAACTCTAGGCATGCCCCGAATCCCTACTAAATAGTGATGATCTTTTTTAAACAACTCTGCCATAAAATCAACAAGTAAGCCTAGTTCGTCACGCACAAAACGGAAGGTTTTTTTATCATCTGCATCACGTTCTATATATCTGCCATGTCTTATCGCAAGACGATCTCTTACCTTAGGCTCCCGTAACTTAGTGACAGTAATGTTATCAATTGTTTGTAGTATTCCCTTAAATCTTTTAATTTGGTCATCACTTGTACTTCTAATTAACATACCTCGACGATTGTCTTCTACTCCGTTAATGGTAACAATATTTATTGATAACATTCCAAGTAGAGAAGAAATGTCACCTAATAAACCTGGTCTATTTTTATGAATAATATATTCCAAATACCATTCTTTCATCTCATCAACACCCCTGACCTTTTGTTTGAAAAAGGGACTATCTCCTAGTATGTATATATGAGAAAAAAGCAATAATCATCATATTAAATTTCATTTTACGCTATTTAAGGAGGTAATAAAAGAGATTTATACGTTTTTTCTATAATATTTGACAATCTATAACAAATTATAGAAACTTTTTTCAAAATTGCTAAAAAAGAGTGCCGATGTTGTACCGACACTCTTTGCGATAATTAATGACCTTCGTTTTGAACAAGTTTTACCATCATGTTGGCAATCGCATGTTGCTCTTCTTCAGAAGCAACTTGCCATAATTGAGCTAGAACTCTTTCTTGCTCGTTTTTAGGTTCAACTTGTTGAGCCAAATACTCACCAACTTGATAAGCAACATCATTAATAACATTTTGGTCCATTCCCTCTTGTTTAGCCTGAGAAAGTCTGTCACCTAAAAAGTCTTTCCATTGTTCCCAATTATCTAAAACAGACATGAGCGTTACCTCCTTGAATTTACTTCTTGCTTATTTTCTCAAGGAAGCACTTAATTTATTCACTATCTTTTATGAACGTTTTTAGAATACCGTTGTTCAACAGTACCATCCGCCGTTGGCAGAGATTATTTGGCCTTGAATATAACTTGCATCATTTGAGATTAAGAATTTAGCAACGTTTGCGATTTCAACTGGCTTTCCAAGTCGCCCTAACGGAATCTCATCGCTAAGGGCTTGCTTTTCTTCTTGGCTAAAATCTGATAGCATTTTCGTATCAATGGCCCCAGGAGCTATCCCATTGACATGAATGCCACTTGGGGCAACTTCTTTAGCCAACGCCTTCACAAACGAGTTCATGCCTCCTTTGACCGTTGAATACAACACTTCACATGATGCACCTGTGAGCCCCCATATAGAAGAAATCACAATAATATGACCTCTTTTTTCTCTTACCATATGCGGAAGGAGGGCTTGCGTTAAATACACCGGTGAAGTGACATGGAGACGAATCATATCCTCAATTTCATGTTCTTTCATATCTGTAAGTAATCCGTTATAGCTTCTTCCACTATTATGTATAATGATATCGATTGGTTTGTCTAGTTGAGTTAAGAGTTCCGTTACGCCACTCGGTTTGGCTAAGTCAGCTTGTACCAATCGAACCTCACTGCCTTTGGATTCACAGTTCGCTTTGACATCCTCTATAGATGAACGATTCGAGTGATAATGTAAAAAAAGAGTTACATCAGGAGCAGCAAATTCAATTGCTATTGCTGCCCCA is a window from the Bacillus alkalicellulosilyticus genome containing:
- the recA gene encoding recombinase RecA — protein: MSDRKAALDMALRQIEKQFGKGSIMKLGEQAEQRVSTTSSGALALDIALGVGGYPRGRIVEVYGPESSGKTTVTLHAIAEVQRQGGQAAFIDAEHALDPVYAQKLGVNIDELLLSQPDTGEQALEIAEALVRSGAVDIIVVDSVAALVPKAEIEGEMGDSHVGLQARLMSQALRKLSGAISKSKTIAIFINQIREKVGVMFGNPETTPGGRALKFYSSVRLEVRRAETLKQGNDMVGNKTKIKVVKNKVAPPFKVAEVDIMYGEGISREGSILDIGSELDIVQKSGAWYSFNEERLGQGRENSKQFLKENQDITAEIEDKIRAHYGLNGEITVEAPGEPEEFTDLLDMK
- a CDS encoding DEAD/DEAH box helicase — protein: MSYFDSFELSSEVMKAIKEMGFEEPSPIQEKAIPLIVKGGDVIGQAQTGTGKTAAFGIPVIEKIKEEDQFVQAIILTPTRELAIQVSGELQKLSKYKRIRTLPIYGGQSIGHQIKALKQGVHVVIGTPGRIMDHLRRKTLKLDRIHTAVLDEADEMLDMGFIEDIEEILKQVKGERQTLLFSATMPPPIKKLSYKYMQNPEIVSINRGEVTAPSIDQVYYKVLERNKLESLCRIIDSEEIDLGILFCRTKKGVAELTEALQARGYIADGLHGDLTQMQRDSVMKKFRDSTIEFLIATDVAARGIDVENVTHVINYDIPQDPESYVHRIGRTGRAGRKGLALTLVTPREMKHLRSIEAEIKMSIPSSNVPTFEEVVEKQQSSWKKQIETLVEEDQDNALFSGMTTELLEKYPPEKIITALMKMTFATETGSDDDGYDFGETGGAKGMVRFFINVGKNVNMSPKILIEEIADLVGIPGKAIGRIDIFDKFTFVEVPEEVAPFVYEALRHSRINGARVNLEPAKPRPKRERKPFTK
- a CDS encoding competence/damage-inducible protein A, with product MKAEIIAVGSELLLGQITNTNATYISKQLANIGIDIYYHTVVGDNDVRLKDAIEVAKGRSDLLIFTGGLGPTKDDVTKETVAQIVEQPLVYDPASLQAIEEFFTSRNKTMTENNKKQALVIKGSTVLANECGLAPGMAVVKDGIYYLLFPGPPKELQPMFENAGKPYLTSNLPDLVPLESRVLRFFGIGESRLETELMDIIEAQSNPTIAPLAGEGEVTLRLTVKHIEPDVRKQMLDEVEKKIVERVGEFLYGYDDTSLLEEVIDTLLKQNMTISTAESLTGGMFSEQLTNLPGASSFFKGAIVCYATKVKETLLGVSSETLQQFGAVSKETAIEMARQIKQLCDSNIGISFTGVAGPDPQEDKPVGTVFIAIATNTKEVVHELHITGSRQQIRERTIKNGCYYLVKELKKVE
- the pgsA gene encoding CDP-diacylglycerol--glycerol-3-phosphate 3-phosphatidyltransferase — protein: MNVPNQITIARILLIPIFMIFLLVPFDFGHFQLVDVQIPTSHLIAAFIFIIAAATDWLDGYFARRYQLVTNLGKFLDPLADKLLISAALISLVELQMVAAWMAIVIISREFAVTGVRLVAAADGTVIAASPLGKLKTIFQIIAISALILHNVPFEIWSIPFASLMMWVATILTIVSGVDYFLKNKHVFFNSNAS
- a CDS encoding YajQ family cyclic di-GMP-binding protein, translating into MAKENSFDIVSEVNFQEVDNAIAQAVKEISTRYDFKGSKSSIERTDKDKITIISDDDYKLESVIDILKSKFIKRDLSQKVLNFGKIEKASGGTVRQVATLVSGISADRAKKITVAIKDSKLKVKAQIQNDQIRVTGKSINDLQDIIQLVKSLDLDFPVQFVNMR
- a CDS encoding RodZ domain-containing protein — protein: MFSLSELGQRLQEARVEKGLSLEDVITSTKIQKRYLIAIEEGRFDALPGKFYARAFVKSYAEAVGLNPEEVLEQFQHELPNPHKEGKDLPMRSERTVKTRTKPIPTHRSKLAKIMPALMTAVFIGVIVVGVWLLGQNQNDTPDVGENIDTQEEPALEGGFSERPAEEPAEVPVEPEEEEVVEEPVEEETTQELVEQQISGKRSYFELQGAEAFEVNLTFSGRSYVGIKNAKGNSFHAQEVADGDELSYDFTAEEQIEFNFGDSRFVEFEINGESFELPLDPNENVHQIVTITFIQAED
- a CDS encoding DUF3388 domain-containing protein is translated as MKEWYLEYIIHKNRPGLLGDISSLLGMLSINIVTINGVEDNRRGMLIRSTSDDQIKRFKGILQTIDNITVTKLREPKVRDRLAIRHGRYIERDADDKKTFRFVRDELGLLVDFMAELFKKDHHYLVGIRGMPRVGKTESVVAASVCANKRWSFLSSTLLRQTIRSQLADEELGENHVYIIDGIVSTMRATEKHRALIQTMMTHPVIKVIEHPDIFIRETEYNIEDFDCIIELRNEEHEEITYDNIESGFSSFDIS
- a CDS encoding DUF3243 domain-containing protein produces the protein MSVLDNWEQWKDFLGDRLSQAKQEGMDQNVINDVAYQVGEYLAQQVEPKNEQERVLAQLWQVASEEEQHAIANMMVKLVQNEGH
- the ymfI gene encoding elongation factor P 5-aminopentanone reductase, whose translation is MNRTCLITGASGEIGAAIAIEFAAPDVTLFLHYHSNRSSIEDVKANCESKGSEVRLVQADLAKPSGVTELLTQLDKPIDIIIHNSGRSYNGLLTDMKEHEIEDMIRLHVTSPVYLTQALLPHMVREKRGHIIVISSIWGLTGASCEVLYSTVKGGMNSFVKALAKEVAPSGIHVNGIAPGAIDTKMLSDFSQEEKQALSDEIPLGRLGKPVEIANVAKFLISNDASYIQGQIISANGGWYC